From a single Papaver somniferum cultivar HN1 unplaced genomic scaffold, ASM357369v1 unplaced-scaffold_133, whole genome shotgun sequence genomic region:
- the LOC113333798 gene encoding deoxyuridine 5'-triphosphate nucleotidohydrolase-like, with protein sequence MNKMLAYVNVRRNISARKEIRPSYRIRASLVISPEANLISIFSHSKWHNNQTSEVKEPPVKIQKVYENGVPEITCFLRVKKLSEKVVLLSRGSSLSAGYDLSSAAEVIVPCRGKTLIPTDLSIAVPEGTYARIAPRSGLTWKHSVDVGAGVIDVNYRGAVGVILFNHSDVDFQFKMGDRVAQLIIQKIITPVVEEAEDFDSTVRGSGGFGSTSYLRILDGSGNALNNIHIEWCINLVTPRYH encoded by the exons ATGAATAAGATGCTTGCTTATGTTAACGTCCGGCGGAACATCAGTGCTCGTAAAGAAATTAGGCCCTCGTATCGTATTCGTGCG TCCCTGGTCATTTCACCAGAAGcaaacctaatttcaattttctcaCACTCAAAATGGCACAACAATCAGACTTCAGAAGTGAAAGAACCTCCAGTGAAGATCCAGAAGGTTTATGAAAACGGTGTTCCAGAAATCACTTGTTTTCTAAGAGTTAAAAAGCTTTCAGAAAAAGTCGTTCTTCTTTCTAGAGGTTCATCCCTTTCGGCTGGTTATGATCTTTCTAG CGCGGCTGAAGTGATAGTTCCATGTAGaggaaaaaccctaattccaactgATTTAAGCATTGCAGTACCTGAAGGAACATATGCTCGTATTGCACCCCGTTCGGGGCTGACCTGGAAGCATTCGGTAGACGTAGGTGCTGGTGTTATTGATGTTAATTATAGAGGAGCAGTTGGGGTTATCTTATTTAATCATTCTGATGTTGATTTTCAATTTAAAATGGGTGATAGAGTTGCTCAACTGATCATTCAGAAGATAATAACTCCTGTGGTTGAAGAAGCTGAAGATTTTGATTCTACAGTTAGAGGTTCAGGAGGTTTTGGATCCACTAG CTATCTAAGAATCCTTGATGGTTCTGGAAATGCCCTTAATAACATTCACATCGAATGGTGTATTAACTTGGTAACGCCCAGATACCATTAG